Proteins found in one Gimesia chilikensis genomic segment:
- a CDS encoding arylsulfatase, translating into MISDKPCRVLFSLIFCLLLTTSSLRAENRPNIIYVMADDMGYGDLGCYGQKIIKTPNIDQLAQQGMRFTNHYAGHTVCRPSRLVLLTGQHSGHTPISQNEQYYFPENTTTVTSLLKEQDYATGGVGKWALGIPESTGVPSKQGFDFWFGYLDQGNAHNFYPEFLWSNEQEVSLPGNKVGPYKRVSISRETYSHDLLTREAFNFIRANADKPFFLQAHYTIPHANNEGGRATGDGMEVPEYGDYQDREWPQPEKGFAAMVTRLDRDLGRMVGLLKELKLENKTIIFFTSDNGPHQEGMHQVEFFNSNGPLKGYKRDLYEGGIRVPLIVKWPGKIKPGTTSDHISAFWDFLPTACELAGIQPPKNIDGISYLPELLGQSQEAHATMFWKYRGKVALRAGKWKAVQTGPGKPLELYNLDTDIGETHNLAKDHPEIVARMQRQITASQSAD; encoded by the coding sequence ATGATTTCTGACAAGCCCTGCCGTGTTCTTTTTTCATTGATCTTCTGCCTCCTCTTAACAACTTCCAGTCTACGAGCAGAGAATCGCCCCAACATCATTTATGTGATGGCAGATGACATGGGTTACGGCGACCTGGGCTGCTACGGTCAGAAAATTATCAAAACGCCCAATATCGACCAGCTTGCTCAGCAGGGGATGCGGTTCACCAACCACTATGCGGGGCACACCGTCTGTCGTCCCTCGCGACTGGTCCTGCTCACCGGTCAGCATTCGGGACACACTCCGATCAGCCAGAATGAACAGTATTATTTCCCGGAAAACACAACGACCGTCACCTCACTGCTCAAAGAACAGGATTATGCGACGGGCGGCGTAGGAAAATGGGCCCTGGGTATTCCAGAGTCTACCGGTGTTCCCAGCAAGCAGGGGTTTGATTTCTGGTTCGGCTACCTGGACCAGGGTAACGCACACAACTTTTATCCCGAGTTCCTCTGGAGCAATGAACAGGAAGTCTCACTTCCAGGCAACAAAGTGGGGCCTTACAAACGGGTCTCCATCTCGCGCGAAACCTACTCACATGATTTACTGACCCGCGAAGCATTTAACTTTATCCGGGCCAATGCAGATAAGCCTTTCTTCCTGCAGGCACATTACACAATCCCACACGCCAATAATGAAGGGGGCCGCGCTACCGGTGATGGCATGGAAGTCCCTGAATACGGCGACTACCAGGATCGCGAGTGGCCTCAGCCTGAAAAAGGCTTCGCTGCGATGGTGACCCGCCTCGACCGGGACCTGGGCCGGATGGTCGGACTACTGAAAGAGCTCAAACTGGAAAACAAGACCATCATCTTTTTCACTTCGGACAATGGTCCCCATCAGGAGGGCATGCATCAGGTGGAATTCTTCAACTCGAACGGACCGCTGAAAGGTTACAAGCGCGATCTGTATGAGGGAGGCATCCGGGTGCCGCTGATTGTCAAGTGGCCGGGGAAAATCAAACCGGGTACCACTTCCGATCACATCAGTGCTTTCTGGGATTTCCTGCCCACGGCCTGTGAACTGGCGGGGATCCAGCCACCGAAAAACATTGATGGCATTTCCTACCTGCCGGAACTACTGGGCCAGTCGCAAGAGGCGCATGCGACGATGTTCTGGAAATATCGGGGCAAAGTGGCTCTGCGGGCTGGTAAATGGAAAGCCGTCCAGACTGGCCCCGGTAAACCTCTAGAATTGTATAATCTCGATACGGATATCGGAGAGACTCACAATCTCGCTAAAGATCATCCCGAAATCGTCGCACGCATGCAGCGACAGATCACCGCCAGTCAGTCTGCAGACTAG
- a CDS encoding PSD1 and planctomycete cytochrome C domain-containing protein yields MGFTAEVDAETKTTPAKSPSQPPVDFTQEIQPLLAKHCYSCHGPDVQEGGLRLDQSDEAFKKLESEATAIVPRHPEQSELIARISPRDDGLQMPPEGEQLKPAQVELLKNWISQGAEWKKHWAFEPPRKQAPPATQNQAWVQNPIDAFILRKLEQKGLSPAPPADRVALIRRAYFDLTGLPPTPEEVDQFVNNHAPDAYEKLLDRLLASPHYGERWARHWLDLVRYADTNSYERDGNKPNAWRFRDYVIRSLNEDKPYDQFIKEQLAGDELDQVTNDSIIATGYYRLGLWDDEPADPLLSYYNELDDIVTTTSQVFLGLTLNCARCHEHKIDPIPHEDYYRFMAFFHGLNSYGIRSDQLSFNQTDITGTKLAIRYAELDEKQGELKQKMRAIEETGIKKMSGVDQRRSETRERKKLLEEKLVQFLEPAQMQDYQKMQSEMQELYAERKKLPPRKMALSVRRSLKEPRETFVLLRGNPHVKGDPVQPGFPEIFGGEQATIPQPSAEQKTSGRRRVLAEWIADQDNLLTSRVIVNRIWQHHFGRGIVQSPNNFGQLGVPPTHPELLDWLALKFNDQEQRFKALHKLIMLSNTYQMSSQFSEEAAAVDPANDLFWRFNMRRLSAEEVRDSILAVNGRLNSKMYGPGFYPLISKEVMQGQSKPGHGWGNSSEEERARRSIYIFVKRSLLTPLLFNFDFADTDSSCAVRFVTTQPAQALGMINGAFVNSQAEHLTERLLKDAGPEYPAFVARAIRLAYGRQPQPGEVDSGVQLIKSLIDKHQLSERQARDYFCLTILNRNEFVYLD; encoded by the coding sequence TTGGGCTTCACTGCAGAAGTCGATGCAGAAACGAAGACCACTCCTGCTAAGTCCCCTTCACAGCCTCCCGTGGATTTTACCCAGGAGATCCAACCACTGCTGGCAAAGCACTGTTACTCTTGCCATGGTCCTGATGTACAGGAAGGGGGGCTGCGGCTGGATCAGAGTGATGAAGCGTTCAAAAAACTGGAATCGGAAGCAACGGCAATTGTTCCCCGCCACCCTGAACAGAGTGAACTCATTGCCCGGATTTCCCCCCGGGATGATGGACTGCAGATGCCCCCGGAAGGAGAGCAGCTCAAGCCGGCCCAGGTGGAACTGCTTAAGAACTGGATCTCCCAGGGCGCGGAATGGAAAAAGCACTGGGCCTTTGAGCCTCCCCGGAAGCAGGCACCACCCGCCACCCAGAACCAGGCATGGGTTCAAAATCCAATTGATGCGTTCATCCTGAGAAAACTGGAGCAAAAGGGGCTCTCCCCTGCACCACCCGCAGATCGGGTCGCACTGATTCGTCGGGCATACTTTGATCTGACCGGTCTACCTCCCACTCCCGAGGAAGTCGATCAGTTTGTAAACAATCATGCCCCAGATGCCTACGAAAAATTGCTTGACCGCCTGCTGGCTTCACCTCATTACGGAGAACGCTGGGCGCGTCACTGGCTGGACCTGGTACGCTATGCTGATACCAACAGTTATGAACGGGATGGTAACAAACCCAACGCCTGGCGTTTTCGGGACTATGTCATCCGCTCCCTGAACGAAGACAAACCCTACGACCAGTTCATTAAAGAACAACTGGCGGGGGACGAACTGGATCAAGTGACTAATGATTCCATTATCGCCACAGGCTATTATCGACTGGGGCTCTGGGATGATGAACCGGCCGACCCGCTGTTGAGTTACTACAATGAGCTGGATGATATCGTCACCACAACCAGTCAGGTGTTCCTCGGGCTGACACTGAACTGTGCCCGCTGTCACGAACATAAAATCGATCCGATTCCCCATGAAGACTATTACCGCTTTATGGCGTTTTTCCATGGTCTGAACTCATACGGAATCCGCTCCGATCAACTCTCTTTTAATCAAACCGATATCACGGGGACGAAGCTGGCAATCCGCTATGCAGAGCTGGATGAAAAACAGGGCGAGCTGAAGCAGAAAATGCGCGCGATTGAAGAGACTGGCATAAAAAAGATGTCAGGTGTCGATCAGCGTCGTTCCGAGACCCGGGAGCGCAAAAAGTTACTGGAAGAAAAACTGGTGCAGTTCCTGGAGCCTGCTCAGATGCAGGACTATCAGAAGATGCAGTCTGAAATGCAGGAACTGTATGCGGAACGAAAAAAACTGCCTCCCCGCAAGATGGCACTCAGCGTCAGACGCAGCCTCAAGGAACCCCGGGAAACGTTCGTTCTACTGCGTGGAAATCCGCACGTGAAAGGGGATCCCGTTCAGCCTGGTTTTCCAGAGATCTTCGGTGGTGAGCAGGCGACAATTCCCCAACCCTCGGCGGAGCAGAAAACCTCCGGTCGCAGACGCGTACTGGCAGAGTGGATCGCTGATCAGGATAACTTGCTGACATCGCGGGTCATCGTGAACCGGATCTGGCAGCATCACTTTGGTCGAGGAATCGTGCAGTCACCCAATAACTTCGGACAGCTGGGGGTCCCACCGACACATCCAGAGCTGTTGGACTGGCTCGCCCTGAAATTTAACGATCAGGAACAGCGGTTCAAAGCCTTGCACAAGCTGATCATGCTGTCGAATACCTATCAGATGTCCTCTCAATTCTCCGAAGAAGCGGCTGCCGTAGACCCGGCCAATGATCTGTTCTGGCGGTTTAATATGCGACGATTGAGTGCTGAGGAAGTTCGCGACAGTATCCTGGCGGTCAATGGTCGCTTGAATTCTAAAATGTATGGTCCGGGCTTTTACCCACTGATTTCTAAAGAGGTCATGCAGGGACAGTCTAAACCGGGGCATGGCTGGGGGAATTCCTCAGAGGAAGAACGGGCGCGACGGAGTATCTATATTTTCGTCAAACGTTCGCTGCTGACTCCCCTGCTCTTCAATTTTGACTTTGCCGACACAGACAGCAGCTGTGCTGTGCGATTCGTGACGACCCAGCCGGCACAGGCTCTGGGGATGATTAACGGTGCATTCGTTAATAGTCAGGCAGAACACCTGACCGAACGGCTGCTCAAGGATGCGGGACCGGAATACCCGGCATTCGTAGCACGGGCAATTCGCCTGGCTTATGGTCGTCAGCCCCAGCCCGGTGAGGTGGACTCGGGAGTTCAACTCATTAAGAGTCTGATTGACAAACACCAGTTATCTGAGAGACAGGCCCGGGACTATTTCTGCCTGACGATCTTAAACCGGAATGAGTTTGTTTATCTCGATTAA
- a CDS encoding DUF1501 domain-containing protein has protein sequence MSLEQQPQQPAGHAQFCRRTRREFLWEAGGGFGSVALTGMLSADGFLNSQAVAADGVSQFRNPLAPKDPHFKPKAKSVIFLFMYGGPSHVDTFDHKPKLYGLDGKTIPVKTKGRGGEKNEGRVVGPKWKFKQYGQSGQWVSDLFPHLATCVDDIAFLKSMTADSPIHGSAMLMMNSGRILSGFPSLGSWLNYGLGSENENLPGYVVMLDPTGGPISGAKNWSSGFMPATYQGTTMRSKGAPLVDLRRPAGMSRAVQRELLDALKTANEKHEATRAGNSELAARIASYELAFKMQQHAPEAADLASETQQTQDMYGLNNPRTADFGRRCLLARRLVERGVRFIQLYSGGNHNDANWDAHGDLVKNHSYHAGNTDQPIAALIKDLKARGLFDETMIVWGGEFGRQPTAEYAKGTGRDHNSFGFTMWTAGGGIKGGTSVGATDELGAAAVEKPFHVKRLHATILHQMGLDPNRLSYFYGGLDQKLVGVEHTEPISEII, from the coding sequence ATGAGCTTAGAACAGCAACCCCAACAGCCAGCCGGACATGCCCAGTTTTGCCGACGAACACGGCGGGAATTCCTGTGGGAAGCGGGAGGCGGATTTGGTTCCGTCGCTTTAACCGGGATGTTGTCCGCGGATGGGTTTCTGAATTCACAGGCGGTCGCCGCTGACGGTGTAAGTCAGTTCCGGAACCCGCTGGCACCCAAAGATCCCCACTTCAAACCCAAGGCCAAGAGCGTGATCTTCCTGTTCATGTACGGTGGCCCGAGTCATGTCGATACGTTCGATCATAAGCCTAAGTTGTATGGTCTGGATGGTAAGACGATTCCCGTCAAAACCAAGGGACGCGGTGGCGAAAAGAACGAAGGACGCGTCGTCGGTCCCAAATGGAAGTTCAAGCAATACGGTCAATCGGGGCAATGGGTTTCGGATCTGTTCCCGCATCTGGCGACCTGCGTCGACGATATTGCATTTCTCAAGTCGATGACCGCGGATTCTCCAATCCATGGCTCAGCCATGTTGATGATGAATTCAGGACGCATCTTGAGCGGCTTCCCCAGCCTCGGCTCCTGGCTGAATTATGGTCTGGGAAGCGAGAATGAGAACCTGCCCGGCTACGTGGTGATGCTCGATCCGACAGGTGGACCGATCAGCGGCGCCAAGAACTGGTCCAGCGGTTTTATGCCGGCCACTTATCAGGGGACGACAATGCGCTCCAAGGGAGCACCACTGGTAGACCTGCGACGACCCGCGGGCATGAGTAGAGCCGTCCAGCGAGAACTGCTGGATGCGTTGAAAACGGCCAATGAAAAACATGAAGCAACCCGGGCGGGGAATTCGGAACTGGCAGCCCGGATCGCCAGCTATGAACTGGCTTTCAAGATGCAGCAACACGCGCCAGAAGCTGCCGATCTGGCTTCAGAGACCCAACAGACTCAGGACATGTACGGGCTGAACAATCCCCGGACCGCTGATTTTGGCAGACGCTGCCTCTTGGCCCGGCGTCTTGTCGAGCGCGGAGTTCGATTTATTCAGCTCTATTCAGGCGGAAATCATAATGATGCCAATTGGGACGCCCATGGCGACCTGGTTAAGAATCACAGCTATCATGCCGGGAATACCGATCAGCCGATCGCAGCGCTGATTAAGGACCTCAAAGCACGCGGCCTGTTCGATGAGACCATGATTGTCTGGGGAGGTGAATTCGGACGTCAGCCCACTGCAGAGTACGCGAAAGGGACCGGCCGCGACCATAACTCCTTTGGATTCACGATGTGGACTGCCGGCGGTGGAATCAAAGGCGGGACTTCCGTGGGAGCAACCGATGAACTCGGCGCTGCCGCCGTGGAGAAACCGTTCCATGTCAAACGACTGCACGCAACGATCCTGCATCAGATGGGCCTCGACCCGAATCGTCTGTCTTACTTTTACGGCGGACTGGATCAGAAACTGGTTGGCGTTGAACATACCGAACCGATTTCGGAAATCATCTAG